Genomic DNA from Pistricoccus aurantiacus:
TGTTCGAAGGAAATCTTGGTGCCGTCCGCAAAGGAGGCCACCATGGCGGGTTTCTGTCCCCAGCGCTTGGCAAAGCTTTCTTGAGTCGTCGGGTTGCGATAGGGGTCATGCAGTCCTTTTATGTTGCCGCAAAGCACCGGCTTGACGCCCAGGCCCTTGACGAATCGATAGAGATTCATCTGCACGCCGGGCTGATCGCCATCCGAAAAGCTGTAAATCACCCCGGCTTGATCGGCTTTGACCTTCAATATCGGTCCGACGGTGCCGTCCAGTTCGGCATTCATCTGAATGACGTGTTTGCCATTTTCGATCGCTTCCAGCACGACACGAGCGGCAAACTCGACGGAACCGGTTACCTCGATGATGGCATCCAGGCCATCGGCGCCGGCCAGGGCCACGGCATCTTCGGTAACAACGGGTTTCCCGTCGGCGATAGCTTTTTCCATTTCCTCGCGGGTTTCGCAGCGCCCAGGCTGAATACCCGCTTGATCGAAGACGCCGATGGCGGCATCGAGATTTCGATTAGCGACGGCGCATAGACGCATGCCCGGCGTTGCGGTCATGATCTGTAGCCCGATGCCGCTGCCCTGAAACCCTGCCCCTATCAGTCCCACGCGAATGGGGTCGGCCGAAGCCTCGCGCCGGGCAAGCGCTGTATCCACGATAATCATCGATATTCCGCCATTTTTCCGTCAAATATACTTCTTGGCCTGTCGAATGAACTGCCTGGAAAATGTCGCTTGTTATTGAACGGCACTTTCAATAATCCCAGACTTTCCAGGGCGGATTCTTTGTCCAGATATCCTCGAGCACCATCTTGTCTCTCAAGGAATCCATGCTTTGCCAATAGCCTTGATGATGGTAATAACCGAGTTTTCCGCGCTCCACCATCCGGTCCATGGGCTCGTTTTCCCAGACGCTTTGATCGTTATCGATCAAATCAAAGACCTCCGGCTCGCAGACGAAGAAGCCGCCATTGATCAGGCCACCGTCTCCGGCGCCTTTCTCGCGAAAGGTTCCAACCTTGTGGGTTTCTTCGTTCAGGCGCAGGGCACCATATCGGCCGGGCTGAGTCACCGCCGTCAGCGTGCACCAGTTGTCCGAAGCTTTATGGGCTTTGACCAGCGCATTGATATCGACGTTGCTGACCCCGTCGCCGTAGGTCAGACAGAAAGGGCCATCGGATAATAATTCGCGGGCATATTTGATACGTCCACCGGTCATGGCATCGGTGCCGGTGTTGAGAACCGTGACTTTCCAGTCTTCGTTCTTGCCCTGCAGCCATTCGATCTTGTTGTTCTTTAGATCGATAGTGAAATCCGTATTTTTTCCACGGTAATTAAGGAAATAATCGCGGATGTAGTCGACCTTGTATCCGCCAAGAATGACAAAGTCATTAAAGCCATGGTGGGAATATAGCTTCATGATGTGCCATAGAATCGGACGACCTCCTATTTCCACCATGGGTTTTGGACGAACCGATGTCTCTTCGCTTAGCCTAGTGCCATAACCGCCGGCCAAAATAGCTACTTTCATGTCTCACCTCTTTCTGCTTTTACTGTAATGGATACTTTATTAAGCAATCTGTCTTTCTGGCGTCTTGACTGACTGGTCTATCCATTTCAGCGATTCTGAAAGACGGCCTGAATCGATATGCGACTGAAGCACCTGGAGACGCATGTACGAAGAAGTGCGAAAATCCGTATCGGAAAACTTCATCCGCTGCAAGCCCTCGACTAACCCTTGAATGGAGTCGGATAGGGTCTTAATCGGCTGGTAGTCGGGCGCGAGGCTGGCGAAAAGATCGAAGTCAACTTGATAGGAGCGGCTATCGACCGGGGCATCGGTGTTGATGCTGACGGTTGTACCGGGAATCGCCTCTGCCACGGCGGTTGCCAGATCGCGCACCTGATGATTGCGGGTATTCGAGCCTGTATTGACGCTGAGCACTCTTCCGCCGTTATCGGCGTTGCGCTGTATCGCCCAGTCGATAGCGCGCGCCATGTCGGAGACGTCGATCAAGGGGCGCCAGGGCGAGCCGTCGCTCAGGACGGTTATCTTTCCTTCGCTCAATGCGCCGGCGACGAAATCGTTGAGCACCAGGTCCAGACGCAGACGAGGAGACATGCCGCAAGCGGTTGCGAATCGCAGGCTGGTGATGACCATGTCACCAGAAATATTCTCGAGTTCGGCTTCGGCACCAAACTTGGATTTTGCATAATCCGTCATCGGCGCAATCTGGTCACCTTCCTTGCGAGGCGCCCCGCTGGCAATGCCGTAAATACTGCAGCTGGAAGCGAATACGAAATTCCTGACGCCGGCTTCAGCGGCTTTTCTTGCCATTGAGACCGTTGCATCCTGGTTGATTTCTTTCGTGACAGTCGCGAAACGGCTTCCCATGGGATCGTTGGAAACCGCAGCGAGCTGTATGACGGCGGTATACTGTTTGAGCATGCTTACCGTGATATCGCGACTGTCACCAAAGAACTGCTGTTCCAGATAACGCTCCGGCAAATCATTTACACCGGTCAGGCAGTGCGAGAAATAGGCGTTATCGTATCCATGAATAACCGCTTCCGGATGCTTGCGCGCGAGTTCCTCGACCAGAACCGGCCCGACATAACCTAGATTGCCAACAACAAGGATTTTCATAGTCAACTTACCTTACTCAAGACAGATCGATAGTTTTCAATAAAATTTCAAAATGAATGATTCGAAAAACAATTACTGCTACAGATTCCTGCTGGTGCTTCACTTCGAGGCAATGATGGTGTTGTCCCGTATCCATCCGGCCTCCCTTATTTTGTGGAAAATATGCTCGATCAATAAGGTGGCACCAAAGCGACTCAAATGATTATTGTCGTAATAAAGCGGCTTTCCATCGATTTGCGCAACGCATCGGCCAGGCAGTCGTGTGTTACAAAAAAGCGACTCAGGCTTTATTTTCAATAGATTTTCATGATCTTCGATTTGATCGAGTTGCTGGTAAGTTGAACGTGCACGCTCCCTGAAAACCTGATAGCTGGTGGAAAGCGGCGTGTCTCTCTTTTTGCCATAAAGTGCTTCCTTGGCTAAAAACTCGGGAACATCCCAGCCAGTCTCGGGAACCGGATAGATCAAAACGACTTTTACACCGCTATTGACCAGGGTCGTGACGGTCTTCTTGATCAGCCCACCTACTGTTGTCACTCGATGCGGCGATGTCTCGTCGATCTCATTGCCTAGCTTGCCGGACGGAACCGCATAAACTGCATCTTTCATCTCGACTCCGCCTTCCTGGTTATCAAAGGGTACAGCTTCGAATTGTAAAGGATAACGGCCTAGCATAAAGACGATTTCTATATCGTTATTTTTTGTAATGAAACTCAGGGCCTCATTGTTAAATTTACCGCACTCTTTGTTATCACTTCGTGTATAGCCTGCCACAGGCAGGCAATTGGTAAAGACTAATTGTTTAACACTCATCGCCAGGGTTTCTGCTTCTTTTGCGGTCGGCAAGACAAGCGGGGTAGCTTGACTATCGCCCCAAACGACTATTTTCTTTAAATATTCCTCGTTGAATTCGCAGGCGTCTTCTATGGCGATCGGATGGCCGGGCATCGCCTGGCAGCCCCTTCTACCCAGATCACGATCGTTACGTACTGCGACGATCTCGAGAGCCTCCTCGCCAAGACGTGTGGGAACACCCTCGGTATGCACGCCGTAGGCACTGAATCCGAGCATCAGGACCGTAGCCGCCAGCGCGCCGGAAAAAATATGCTTTCGGGTGAAGCGTTGTTTTTGCCGAAACGGTTGCTCCACGAACCGCCAGGTGAGATAGGCAAGCAGAAGCGAGAGCAGGCTGAGAAAGAGAAAATCGAGATGCGATGGCATGTCGAAGCTCCTTTCCCGAGCAAAGACAAAGATCGGCTGGTGCCATAGATAGGCGCTGTAACTGATAAGCCCTATGCCGACCATCGGTTTCAGGCCGAGAAGCTTGCCTGCAATGTTGTCCGTTCTCGCGAACAGGATTATCAATGAGGCGCCCAGGACCGGCAGCACGGCCCACAGGCTGGGAAAAGGGGTGGTTTCGTCGAAGACGAGAATCGAATAGACGATAAGTGCAAGGCCAGCAAGGCTTCCCAGATTATGAAGGCCTTTCGAGACATTCAGTCTGCGGTCGTACATGGCGATAGCGACGACAGAGCCTGCCAGCAGTTCCCACGCCCGGGTCGGTAGTAGATAGAAGTTGGTGGAGGGATGGATTTCAGAAGCCCACTGAGCCAAGCCAAGACTGGCCAATAGCGCCAGACAGATCGTGGCCAAAAGATAAGGTCGCTTGAGAAATCCCAGCAGCAGCATCACCAGCGGAAAAATGAAATAGAACTGCTCCTCGATGGCTAGACTCCAGGTATGCAGGAAGGGCTTCATTTCCGCCGCTCCCGCGAAGTAGTCTGTATCAAGCCAGTAGTAGAAATTTGATACGAACAAGTTTACAGCAATCAGGCTTTCGCTGAGGCTTTCGAACTCTTCCGGCAGCATCCAATTCCATGCCAGAACGAGGGAAACCAGGCTCACGAAGAAGAGCGCGGGTAATATCCTGCGAGCTCGTCTTTCATAGAAGTTGATGATTGAAAAGCTCTTTTTCCGAATCTCAGCGTAAATGATACCGGTTATGAGGTAGCCGCTGATCACGAAAAAGATATCAACTCCGACAAAGCCACCGCTGACAACGCCGAAGCCCGCATGAAACAGGATGACGGGAATGACCGCAACGGCTCTTAATCCATCGACTTCTGGACGATAATTCATATAAACGCCTAGCCTTATTTACATTCCATAGCATTTTTGCAACACGGCTTAACCGTTTATTATCAGCTATAATTATCCTCCTATGCATAACTGTTATTTCTCAAAAATTTAGTGCTACCGAAACAGTTTTTTTATGTGGAAAAGGTAGTAAAAAAATAAAATTTTTATTTTATTTAATAGTGCTTATAGTTTTAAAAATTTAATTAAATTTGAATTATTTAATTACTCTATTCGATATATTTTTATGGTTTTTTTAATTAAAATAGAGTTAGCATTTTAATTTAACGTTGTTTTGACTCCTGCGCTTCCAGCGTGCCGGATGAAATTAACGTACTGTTTTGCAAGAAGAGAAAAGGGGGAAATGAAAAGGGAGAGAGAAGAAGTGATAGAAGAGTCAGGACGCTAGACAAAGTAATGAAGGTGAGAACGATGAATGGCTTGGCCACCGGTTCGGTAGCCAAGCACGGTAGGCCTTAGCCAGAGGTACCAGTCACTTGCTTATAGGGATTGTCCGGCCTGGCTTCCGGGGGCAGGGGTTGGCGGCGGTATTCGTCCTTGGGGCCATGATATTTCGCCAGATAGTCCAGAATGGTGTCTTCGATATCCTCCGGGAATTGCCATAGCCCCTGGGTATCCTGCATCCAGTGAATCAGGTACGCCCAGCGTTCCCGGGTGCCGTGATTCTGAGTCACCAGCTTGGCGGAATGGCAGGCGGTGCAGTTGGATTTCACTATCTTCCAGCCGTCCGCCATGACAAAGCCGGTTTCTGGATCCTTTGCAGGCGCTTCTTTTCCCGTATCCTCCTGGGCGCCCGCGGAAGGCGGCGCCAGCAAGGCCAAGGCCATCAGGCCGGACGCCAGCGGTTTTCGAACAGGCTGAATCCCGCGCGGTAGAATGCTCATGAGTCATTCCTCCTAAGCTGCTTGAACCGCGATGCGATGGCAGGCGTTGTTGAGATAGCCCTTGGGATTCCAGCCGGGCACTACCATGGGCTGAGCACGGCCTTCGCTATCCACGGCCTTGGCCCAGATCTCGTAGTAGCCGGGTTCGGGAAACTCTACCTGGGTAGTGAATCGCTGCCAGGCCAGGGGGTTGGGTGCGTCCTTGAGTTCCGCCTTCTGCCAGGTGGCGCCGAAGTCGATGGAGACCAGCACTTCCTTCACCGATAGATCACCGGCCCAGGCGTGGCCGCGTACTTCGAGGGGGCCCGGATCCGCGTGAGTGATGCCGGTCTTGGGAAAGGTAATCAGCGATTTTATCGGCATGGAGTGAATGGTCACGAACTCGTCCAGCGGCACTTCGGTGCCTGGCGCCACCGGATGCTTGGGCACGCTATAGGAGGGCGGCGCCATCTTGTTGCCGTCGTGCTTCTGGTCACGAATCACGATCCTCTTCAGCCATTTGCCGGAAACCGAGCCGGGCCAGCCGCCGAATACCAGGCGCAGCGGGTAGCCATTGAGATAGGGAATGTCCTCGTCGTTCATCGACCAGGCAATCAGCGCTTGATCCTCCAGCGCCTTGTCCATGGGCACACCTCGGGAAATCGCCTCGCGACTGGGATCGCCGCTGGGATGGCTGTCCGCGCCGTAGTAGCCGATATAGACCGCGTCATCCTTGATGCCGCAGGCCTCGAGCACGTCCCGCAGGCGCACGCCGGTGTAGCGCGGGCAGGCCACGGCGCCGGTGGTCCACTGGTTGCCGCTGGCGGAAGGCACGAATTCCGAACGTCCGTTGCCGCCGCATTCCACCGTCAGCTGGTAGGTGTGATGCTCGAACTTCTCCTTGAGGTCGGCGATGCTGAAGCTTTGAGGGTTCTCGCAGGATTCCCCGGCGATTTCCAGCGTCCAGCTGTCCGCGTCGATGCTTTGCTGCTCCGGCGGAATACCGTTGTTGCGCACGAACATGTACTTGGCCGGCGTGACGTCGTCATCGAGCAGGTGCGCCGGCGTTTCCGCATTGATCGGTCGGTCGTTGAAGACCCGCAGGCCTTCCTTGCCTTCCAGGGTAAAGGACTCATCGCTTTGAGCGAGTGCCGCGGGAATCAGGCCGCCGGGCATCTTGTCGGCGAAAGGAATCGAGCCGCCCACCGCCGCAGCCATGGCCAGCAGGCTGCTTTTTTTCAAGAAACCGCGACGGGAGACCGGATCGACTTCCCGGTCCCATAGCTGCTTGTCCGCCTTGCCGGGATCCTCTGCGTAAAGCTCATGAATGCCGCGGGACTTGCCCGCCTTGGGCTCGGTGGGATCAATGGGAGTTGTCATGATTATTCTCCAGGGGGAGCTCGATGAAGGTTGCTCGTACAAATTCCATCGAGTCTTTCTTTGGTTGTCGTTATGCTTTGGTTGTCGTTATGGTTTTTCATTCCGATTTTCATCGTCATGGCTGCCAAGGCCATGACTGAATCCTAGATGAGCCGTTGATCGAGTGAAAGTTTCCTGTCAACGGGTTTTCAATAAGCCCGTCCGGTGTTTTCAATGAGCCCGTTCGCCACGGATCATCACAAGCTGGCGGCTGAGGTTCGTTTGCGAAATCGACGCCGAATCGAAAGCGAAATGGCGCTGCCGGTCTTCAACGCCGCTGTCCCTCGATTGACGCTTCCCGTGACGCTTGGTAGTTTTGCGCCACCTTTCAGGTGCCCGTTTGGGCGTAATCGGGAAGTCGGTGTGATACCGGCGCTGCCCCCGCAACGGTGATCGAGACAAATGCATCCCTCATGCCACTGTGCCATTCAACGCATGGGAAGGCGGTATGCATCGGTGTGTGGAAACACGCACCCCCTCGTCAGCCCGGAGACCGGCCTGAAGGTCCTTTCCCGCTCGTTGCGGGTATCACCGTTTGAACCGTGCGGGGACGCGCGGTAGCAAGGGACCCTCATGATCATCCACAAGATACCCGGCCTCTCCATGCTGGCCGTTTCCTGTTTGTGCCTGACACCGCTGGCCGCCGCCCTGGCGCAAACCGCTCCGAGCGCTCGACAAGCTTCCCAGAGCGCCCAGGCCGTGGCGCTCAACCCGCTGACGGTAACCGCGACCCTGGCGCCCCGCACCGCGAATCAGACCCTTTCCTCCATCAGCGTGATCGATCAGGAAGATCTGCATCGCAAGAACCCCGCCAGCCTGACGGATATTCTGCGCGGCCAGCCCGGCGTGGATGTCAGTTCCAACGGTGACTTTGGCAAGGTGTCCAGCGTCTATATTCGCGGCGCCGGCAGCTCCTCGACTCTGATGCTGATCGACGGTATTCGCCTGCGCTCGGCGACCGTGGGTAGCCCAACCTGGCAGTATCTCGATCCGAACCTGTTCGAGCGTGCGGAAATCCTGCGCGGCCCCAAGGGGAGTCTT
This window encodes:
- a CDS encoding NAD(P)H-dependent oxidoreductase, coding for MIIVDTALARREASADPIRVGLIGAGFQGSGIGLQIMTATPGMRLCAVANRNLDAAIGVFDQAGIQPGRCETREEMEKAIADGKPVVTEDAVALAGADGLDAIIEVTGSVEFAARVVLEAIENGKHVIQMNAELDGTVGPILKVKADQAGVIYSFSDGDQPGVQMNLYRFVKGLGVKPVLCGNIKGLHDPYRNPTTQESFAKRWGQKPAMVASFADGTKISFEQAIVANGTGMQVARRGMLGPDFSGGDPGAPQVPIEETVSAFEPHLDPDGPGLVDYVVGARPGPGVFVLGTLEHPRQRHYLELYKLGKGPYYCFYTPYHLCHFEVPTSVARAVLFQDPVLTPAGGPKVGVIALAKKPLAEGETIQEFGGFEVYGVAENIDAIRRDNLLPIGLALGCTLARPVAKDAPLTFDDVVIPTDRLIDRLYAEQEREFTYQ
- the rfbF gene encoding glucose-1-phosphate cytidylyltransferase, whose translation is MKVAILAGGYGTRLSEETSVRPKPMVEIGGRPILWHIMKLYSHHGFNDFVILGGYKVDYIRDYFLNYRGKNTDFTIDLKNNKIEWLQGKNEDWKVTVLNTGTDAMTGGRIKYARELLSDGPFCLTYGDGVSNVDINALVKAHKASDNWCTLTAVTQPGRYGALRLNEETHKVGTFREKGAGDGGLINGGFFVCEPEVFDLIDNDQSVWENEPMDRMVERGKLGYYHHQGYWQSMDSLRDKMVLEDIWTKNPPWKVWDY
- a CDS encoding NAD-dependent epimerase/dehydratase family protein, with product MKILVVGNLGYVGPVLVEELARKHPEAVIHGYDNAYFSHCLTGVNDLPERYLEQQFFGDSRDITVSMLKQYTAVIQLAAVSNDPMGSRFATVTKEINQDATVSMARKAAEAGVRNFVFASSCSIYGIASGAPRKEGDQIAPMTDYAKSKFGAEAELENISGDMVITSLRFATACGMSPRLRLDLVLNDFVAGALSEGKITVLSDGSPWRPLIDVSDMARAIDWAIQRNADNGGRVLSVNTGSNTRNHQVRDLATAVAEAIPGTTVSINTDAPVDSRSYQVDFDLFASLAPDYQPIKTLSDSIQGLVEGLQRMKFSDTDFRTSSYMRLQVLQSHIDSGRLSESLKWIDQSVKTPERQIA
- a CDS encoding acyltransferase family protein, whose translation is MNYRPEVDGLRAVAVIPVILFHAGFGVVSGGFVGVDIFFVISGYLITGIIYAEIRKKSFSIINFYERRARRILPALFFVSLVSLVLAWNWMLPEEFESLSESLIAVNLFVSNFYYWLDTDYFAGAAEMKPFLHTWSLAIEEQFYFIFPLVMLLLGFLKRPYLLATICLALLASLGLAQWASEIHPSTNFYLLPTRAWELLAGSVVAIAMYDRRLNVSKGLHNLGSLAGLALIVYSILVFDETTPFPSLWAVLPVLGASLIILFARTDNIAGKLLGLKPMVGIGLISYSAYLWHQPIFVFARERSFDMPSHLDFLFLSLLSLLLAYLTWRFVEQPFRQKQRFTRKHIFSGALAATVLMLGFSAYGVHTEGVPTRLGEEALEIVAVRNDRDLGRRGCQAMPGHPIAIEDACEFNEEYLKKIVVWGDSQATPLVLPTAKEAETLAMSVKQLVFTNCLPVAGYTRSDNKECGKFNNEALSFITKNNDIEIVFMLGRYPLQFEAVPFDNQEGGVEMKDAVYAVPSGKLGNEIDETSPHRVTTVGGLIKKTVTTLVNSGVKVVLIYPVPETGWDVPEFLAKEALYGKKRDTPLSTSYQVFRERARSTYQQLDQIEDHENLLKIKPESLFCNTRLPGRCVAQIDGKPLYYDNNHLSRFGATLLIEHIFHKIREAGWIRDNTIIASK
- a CDS encoding sulfite oxidase, yielding MTTPIDPTEPKAGKSRGIHELYAEDPGKADKQLWDREVDPVSRRGFLKKSSLLAMAAAVGGSIPFADKMPGGLIPAALAQSDESFTLEGKEGLRVFNDRPINAETPAHLLDDDVTPAKYMFVRNNGIPPEQQSIDADSWTLEIAGESCENPQSFSIADLKEKFEHHTYQLTVECGGNGRSEFVPSASGNQWTTGAVACPRYTGVRLRDVLEACGIKDDAVYIGYYGADSHPSGDPSREAISRGVPMDKALEDQALIAWSMNDEDIPYLNGYPLRLVFGGWPGSVSGKWLKRIVIRDQKHDGNKMAPPSYSVPKHPVAPGTEVPLDEFVTIHSMPIKSLITFPKTGITHADPGPLEVRGHAWAGDLSVKEVLVSIDFGATWQKAELKDAPNPLAWQRFTTQVEFPEPGYYEIWAKAVDSEGRAQPMVVPGWNPKGYLNNACHRIAVQAA